DNA sequence from the candidate division TA06 bacterium genome:
TCCTACCACAGTAGCAGACTTCTTGTAAGGCCTGTTGTGGAGAAGACCTGCCTCTTTCATTGCAAAGAGTATTCTTCTGTGGCACGGTTTTAGGCCGTCCTTCACGTCGGGAAGTGCACGACTAACAATGACGGACATTGCATAATCCAGAAACGAGGACTTCATCTCGTCCTCAATGTAAACTGTCACCTCTCGTCCCCTGTTCATCTCACGCGCCATAGTCTCTCCTTGAACTGACTAAGGGTTAGATATCGAGATTCTTCACCAGCCCCGCATTCTCTTCTATGAACTCTCTTCTGGGTTCTACCTGATCCCCCATAAGTGTTGTGAAAACATGGTCTGCTTCTACTGCGTCTTCCATGGTTACTCTTTTGAGTGTTCTTCTCTCCGGGTCCATCGTCGTCTTCCACAGCTGTTCGGGGTTCATCTCGCCGAGGCCCTTATACCGTTGGATTTGCAGCCCATCGCTGCCGAGCTTCTTCTTCAGTTTTTCGAGCTCCTCATCGGAGTTGGCGTAATGCATCTCTTTTCCCTTCCTGATGCCGTAAAGAGGTGGCTGGGCTATGTAGATATGTCCGGCGTCAATTAGATCTTTCATGTAGCGGAAGAAAAGGGTGAGAAGGAGCGTTCTTATATGGGACCCGTCTTCATCGGCATCGGTCATTATGATGACTTTGTGATACCTTACTTTGGCCGGGTCATACTCATCGCTTCCTATTCCCGTGCCTATGGCTGTTATGATTGTTCTTATCTCTTGGTTTGAGAGCATCCTGTCCAGCCGTGCCTTCTCGACATTGAGGATCTTTCCTCTCAAAGGGAGTATGGCCTGGAATGTCCTATCTCTTCCTTGCTTTGCGGATCCACCTGCTGAGGCCCCCTCCACCAGGTACAACTCGCAGAGGCTGGGATCTGTATTCGAACAGTCGGCCAGTTTCCCCGGTAATGTATCTGACTCCAGAGCAGATTTTCTTCTTGTCAGTTCTCTGGCGTGGCGAGCGGCTGATCTTGCTCTCGCGGCCACTATCGCCTTTTGCACGATTTTGTTTGCCACACGGGGATTCTCTTCAAGATATGAGGAGAGTTTCTCTCCCACAATCGATTCCACAATCCCCTTGAGTTCGCTGTTGCCAAGTTTTGTTTTCGTCTGGCCCTCGAACTGTGGGTTCCTCAGTTTTATAGAAAGGATTGCCGTCAGCCCTTCTCTAACATCTTCACCAGAGATGCTCACGTTCTTGAGCGCGCCGCTCTTGCGAGCGTACTCGTTTACAGTCCTTGTGAGGGCCGATTTAAAGCCCACAAGATGAAAACCACCTTCATGGGTGTTTATGGTATTGGCGAAGGTGAATATGTTCTCTGTGTATGCCTCAACGAGCTGCAGCGCAACATGCACCTCTACACCGTTTTTCTTCCCGGAAATACGGATGGGTAAAGTCAGTGTCTTCTTGCCCTCATTTAGATATTTGATGAATTCGACCAGTCCGCCCTTGTACTTGAAAGACGACTCTTTACCTGTTTCCTCGTCTATGACTTCAATCTTCAGACCCTCATTGAGGAATGCGAGTTCCCTCATCCGTTCGCAGAGGCGTTTGTAATCGAAATCAATACTTGGGAATATCTTGCTGTCAGGTCTGAATCTCACCAGGGTGCCGGCCTGCTTTGCTTTTCCTTTTATTTTGAGCGGACTCTTCGTCTTTCCGCGTTCATATCTTTGAGCGTAAATCTTCCCGTCCCTTCGAACCTCCACCTCCAGCCATTCGCTGAGAGCATTCACTACCGAGACACCAACACCATGCAGTCCGCCAGCTATACGGTATGTCTTATCGTCAAACTTGGCTCCTGCATGAAGCATTGTCATCACAACCTCGACTGCCGGTTTCTTTTCCGTTGGATGCATGCCGACCGGTATCCCCTGTCCGTTGTCCCAAACCGATACGCTCTTATCCTTGTGCAGGGTTATCTTTATGTAATCGCAGAATCCGGAAAGAGCTTCGTCTACACTGTTGTCTACTACC
Encoded proteins:
- the gyrB gene encoding DNA topoisomerase (ATP-hydrolyzing) subunit B, with amino-acid sequence MKKETYDAQKIQVLKGLEGVRRRPAMYIGDTASRGLHHLIHEVVDNSVDEALSGFCDYIKITLHKDKSVSVWDNGQGIPVGMHPTEKKPAVEVVMTMLHAGAKFDDKTYRIAGGLHGVGVSVVNALSEWLEVEVRRDGKIYAQRYERGKTKSPLKIKGKAKQAGTLVRFRPDSKIFPSIDFDYKRLCERMRELAFLNEGLKIEVIDEETGKESSFKYKGGLVEFIKYLNEGKKTLTLPIRISGKKNGVEVHVALQLVEAYTENIFTFANTINTHEGGFHLVGFKSALTRTVNEYARKSGALKNVSISGEDVREGLTAILSIKLRNPQFEGQTKTKLGNSELKGIVESIVGEKLSSYLEENPRVANKIVQKAIVAARARSAARHARELTRRKSALESDTLPGKLADCSNTDPSLCELYLVEGASAGGSAKQGRDRTFQAILPLRGKILNVEKARLDRMLSNQEIRTIITAIGTGIGSDEYDPAKVRYHKVIIMTDADEDGSHIRTLLLTLFFRYMKDLIDAGHIYIAQPPLYGIRKGKEMHYANSDEELEKLKKKLGSDGLQIQRYKGLGEMNPEQLWKTTMDPERRTLKRVTMEDAVEADHVFTTLMGDQVEPRREFIEENAGLVKNLDI